The Lysobacterales bacterium genome includes a region encoding these proteins:
- a CDS encoding glycosyltransferase family 2 protein: MTNPADQRLQECHRLEGMIDELHGRIGGLVHDFDERTAWARQLDAEVQRLGRELLAAAQRHDDAQQDWQAAAAHFQREIARLEAEKAELLASLSWRLTKPLRFARRQFGHASVQLGYLARRALGLPPRVLRSLRVRGLKGTLERVRGSDAPAVLDLPKPELLVDEAATPASPIVLPRAASPRASIVIPVYNKWRYTEACLRSLAKETQRSGFEVIVVDDGSSDETWERLQQVEGITAHRNAENLGFVGSCNAGAALARGEYLVFLNNDTQVAPNWLDTLLDTFDQHPRVGTVGSQLVYPDGRLQEAGGIVFSDSSGWNYGRFGDPRDPACNFVREVDYCSGAAIAIPRALFEQRGGFDARYAPAYYEDTDLAFQVREAGLRVLYQPASTVFHFEGVSASTDDDRDEEVPGHQPAEVPRTLAWRLPQATAAGHRLRSRANTVSVGAC; this comes from the coding sequence ATGACGAACCCTGCCGACCAGCGCCTGCAGGAATGTCATCGTCTGGAAGGCATGATCGACGAACTGCATGGCCGCATCGGCGGACTGGTCCACGACTTCGACGAGCGCACCGCCTGGGCGCGGCAGCTCGATGCCGAAGTGCAACGACTCGGCCGCGAACTGCTGGCGGCCGCACAACGTCATGACGACGCACAACAGGACTGGCAGGCCGCGGCGGCGCATTTCCAGCGCGAAATCGCACGCCTCGAGGCGGAGAAAGCCGAATTGCTCGCGAGCCTGAGCTGGCGCTTGACCAAGCCGCTGCGTTTCGCGCGCCGCCAGTTCGGCCACGCGAGCGTACAGCTCGGCTATCTCGCGCGGCGCGCGCTCGGCCTGCCGCCGCGCGTGCTGCGCAGCCTGCGCGTGCGCGGCCTCAAGGGCACGCTCGAACGTGTGCGCGGCAGCGATGCGCCTGCGGTACTGGACCTGCCCAAGCCCGAACTGCTGGTCGACGAGGCCGCGACCCCAGCGTCGCCGATCGTGCTGCCGCGCGCCGCATCGCCACGCGCCAGCATCGTCATCCCGGTCTACAACAAGTGGCGCTACACCGAGGCCTGCCTGCGCTCGCTCGCCAAGGAGACCCAGCGTTCCGGTTTCGAGGTCATCGTCGTCGACGACGGCTCCAGCGATGAGACCTGGGAACGTCTGCAGCAGGTCGAGGGCATCACCGCGCATCGCAATGCCGAGAACCTCGGCTTCGTCGGCTCCTGCAATGCCGGTGCGGCCCTGGCGCGGGGCGAATACCTCGTCTTCCTCAACAACGACACCCAGGTCGCGCCGAACTGGCTGGACACCCTGCTCGACACCTTCGACCAGCATCCGCGCGTCGGCACGGTCGGATCGCAGCTGGTCTATCCGGATGGGCGCCTGCAGGAAGCCGGCGGCATCGTCTTCAGCGACAGCTCCGGCTGGAACTATGGCCGCTTCGGCGACCCGCGCGATCCGGCCTGCAATTTCGTGCGCGAAGTCGACTATTGCTCGGGCGCCGCGATCGCGATTCCGCGCGCGCTGTTCGAGCAGCGCGGCGGCTTCGATGCACGCTATGCGCCGGCTTACTACGAAGACACCGACCTCGCCTTCCAGGTGCGCGAAGCCGGCCTGCGCGTGCTCTATCAGCCGGCATCGACCGTGTTCCATTTCGAAGGCGTATCGGCCAGCACCGACGACGACCGGGATGAAGAAGTACCAGGTCATCAACCAGCAGAAGTTCCTCGAACGCTGGCTTGGCGGTTACCGCAAGCAACCGCAGCCGGGCATCGATTGCGCTCGCGCGCGAACACCGTGTCGGTCGGCGCGTGCTGA
- a CDS encoding transglycosylase domain-containing protein yields MARFLDLLRRFYRWFRVPIWLGLGLAIGFLGPYLWYLDRLVRAGFDGLRFDTPSRVYARALELRPGRAMDAETLLLELDAARYGQATDALQPGSYARDGNSFLIQTRAFVDGAGAQPSRRIRVTLANRRVGKLEDVAAKRALESVRIDPARIATLYGKARQEPRLVKINEVPPLFLRTLLAVEDKDFATHHGIDPWGMARAMFVNVKAGELSQGGSTLTQQLVRNQFLDRRKKWARKFNEIGLALLIEARYSKGAILEAYLNDVYLGQHGAQSVHGVGAAAEFYFGRDLEALAPHEMALLVGMIQGPSLYDPRRSPANALKRRNLVLREMQEAGLLSAIEAKGQQRLALNVTASGAIARNRYPGFIELVQAQIARDYDAAELSSEGLAIHTTLAPSTRTMPSAWSPRRSRRWPRTPAACRRRWW; encoded by the coding sequence TTGGCCCGTTTCCTCGACCTGTTGCGCAGGTTCTACCGCTGGTTCCGGGTGCCGATCTGGCTGGGACTGGGCCTCGCGATCGGTTTTCTCGGTCCCTATCTCTGGTATCTGGACCGGCTGGTGCGTGCCGGATTCGATGGCCTGCGCTTCGATACGCCAAGTCGCGTCTATGCGCGGGCACTGGAGCTGCGTCCCGGTCGCGCCATGGATGCCGAGACCCTGCTGCTCGAACTCGACGCCGCGCGTTACGGCCAGGCCACCGACGCGCTGCAGCCGGGCAGTTATGCGCGTGACGGCAACAGTTTCCTGATCCAGACGCGCGCCTTCGTCGATGGGGCCGGTGCGCAGCCCTCGCGACGGATCCGGGTCACGCTGGCGAACCGGCGCGTCGGCAAACTGGAGGACGTGGCGGCGAAGCGGGCGCTGGAATCGGTGCGGATCGATCCGGCGCGCATCGCGACGCTGTATGGCAAGGCTCGCCAGGAACCGCGACTGGTCAAGATCAACGAGGTGCCGCCGCTGTTCCTGCGCACCCTGCTCGCGGTCGAGGACAAGGACTTCGCGACCCATCACGGCATCGATCCCTGGGGCATGGCGCGGGCGATGTTCGTCAACGTCAAGGCGGGCGAACTGTCGCAGGGCGGGTCGACCCTGACCCAGCAGCTGGTGCGCAACCAGTTCCTCGATCGGCGCAAGAAGTGGGCGCGCAAATTCAACGAGATCGGACTCGCCCTGCTGATCGAGGCGCGTTACAGCAAGGGTGCGATCCTCGAGGCCTACCTCAACGACGTCTACCTCGGCCAGCATGGCGCGCAATCGGTGCATGGCGTCGGCGCTGCAGCCGAGTTCTATTTCGGGCGCGACCTCGAAGCGCTGGCGCCGCACGAGATGGCCCTGCTGGTCGGCATGATCCAGGGGCCGTCGCTGTACGACCCGCGACGTTCACCGGCGAACGCGCTGAAGCGGCGCAACCTGGTGCTGCGCGAGATGCAGGAGGCCGGGCTGCTCAGCGCCATCGAAGCCAAGGGCCAACAGCGGCTCGCGCTGAACGTGACCGCGAGCGGCGCGATTGCGCGCAACCGCTATCCGGGTTTCATCGAGCTGGTGCAGGCGCAGATCGCGCGCGACTACGACGCCGCCGAACTGTCCAGCGAAGGGCTCGCCATCCACACCACGTTGGCGCCATCGACGAGGACTATGCCGAGCGCGTGGTCGCCGAGAAGATCAAGACGCTGGCCAAGGACACCAGCGGCCTGCAGACGGCGATGGTGGTGA